From Salvelinus namaycush isolate Seneca chromosome 27, SaNama_1.0, whole genome shotgun sequence, the proteins below share one genomic window:
- the LOC120022425 gene encoding major histocompatibility complex class I-related gene protein-like isoform X2: MYRPNLMFFVLYFSLECICRSQSDIYSLNYIYTALSKPLELPGIHEFTAMGLMNNRQIDYYDSVSKKKIPKQDWMREKLPADYWEKGTQSRKSKEQWFKVNVNILMDRMMHNNTDVHILQWKHGCEIDQQSDGKVKFIKGTDQYSYDGDDFLAFDDVTMQWVAPVVQAQMTKRKWDGVQILNQYTKGYLEKECVDWLSKFMEYGDSEFIMADSPTKVYAFAKKAKTAGHVRLTCMATGFYPKDVLMHIKKNGVTLTKHDGVQSTGVLPNDDDTYQIRMSVQIPEADKETYECYVDHRTLKDTVGGKWDGECCDCSSFGAVVIGSVIAIIVVLILLSGVLFVLHKRGTIVIPGLRTTATGNGVEFSGVNTFEYGC, translated from the exons ATGTATAGACCTAATTTGATGttttttgttttatatttttcacTAGAATGTATTTGCCGGAGCCAAAGCG ACATCTACTCCCTGAATTACATCTACACTGCCCTGTCAAAGCCACTAGAATTGcctggtatccatgagttcactGCCATGGGTCTGATGAACAACAGACAGATTGATTACTATGACAGTGTGTCAAAGAAGAAGATTCCCAAACAGGACTGGATGAGGGAGAAGCTGCCAGCAGACTACTGGGAAAAAGGCACTCAGTCACGCAAGAGCAAGGAGCAGTGGTTCAAAGTCAACGTCAACATCCTGATGGATCGCATGATGCACAACAACACTG ATGTGCATATTCTTCAGTGGAAACATGGCTGTGAGATTGACCAACAGAGCGACGGCAAAGTGAAATTCATAAAGGGCACCGACCAATACAGCTACGATGGTGACGACTTCCTGGCCTTTGATGATGTCACTATGCAGTGGGTGGCCCCCGTTGTTCAAGCTCAGATGACTAAGAGGAAGTGGGACGGGGTGCAGATCCTCAACCAGTACACCAAGGGCTACCTGGAGAAGGAGTGTGTGGACTGGCTGTCCAAATTCATGGAATATGGGGACAGTGAATTCATTATGGCTGATT CCCCTACAAAGGTCTATGCATTTGCTAAAAAGGCCAAAACTGCAGGACATGTCCGACTGACCTGCATGGCCACAGGTTTCTATCCCAAAGATGTGTTAATGCATATTAAGAAGAATGGTGTTACATTAACCAAACATGATGGAGTGCAGTCTACAGGAGTCCTACCCAATGATGATGACACCTACCAGATCAGGATGAGTGTGCAGATCCCAGAGGCAGATAAGGAAACTTATGAATGTTATGTCGACCATAGAACTTTGAAGGATACAGTTGGGGGGAAATGGG ATGGAGAATGTTGTGATTGCAGTAGTTTCGGTGCTGTAGTCATTGGGTCAGTCATCGCCATTATTGTAGTTCTGATCTTGCTTTCGGGGGTCCTGTTTGTTCTGCACAAAAGAGGGACAATTG TGATTCCTGGCTTGAGAACTACAG CTACTGGCAATGGAGTGGAATTTTCTGGAGTGAACACTTTCGAGTATG GTTGCTAG
- the LOC120022430 gene encoding uncharacterized protein LOC120022430, whose product MRLSSFLLCASQPMITLLSLALLVPIPVAHGHPHFPLAILPTLENPEWEADLLQLQASLDVPGAVAAAGLRSWGPLLELGPEDPRLGLLRELMAENGWGQKGMMRGDLERRSLGPFPGHPMETLHYQEGEEEGEGGRKRNEAITSIIGGLQAFNKEKGGFGFRKEVTKEGGVGKKRRRSDFWSLGNLEKRKVEDEDDEGRDELTVEMY is encoded by the coding sequence ATGAGATTATCTTCGTTCCTTCTCTGTGCCTCTCAGCCGATGATCACTCTTTTGTCACTGGCTCTGCTGGTTCCCATCCCAGTGGCACACGGGCACCCCCACTTCCCCCTTGCCATCTTGCCCACATTGGAGAACCCTGAGTGGGAGGCTGACTTACTCCAGCTCCAGGCCTCCCTCGATGTCCCAGGGGCTGTAGCTGCGGCGGGCCTCCGCTCTTGGGGACCGCTGCTGGAGCTGGGACCAGAGGACCCACGTCTGGGCCTGCTCAGGGAGCTGATGGCAGAGAATGGCTGGGGACAGAAGGGCATGATGAGGGGGGATCTGGAGAGGAGGTCGCTGGGTCCCTTCCCCGGCCACCCTATGGAAACTCTGCACTAccaagagggggaagaggaaggcGAGGGGGGAAGAAAGAGGAATGAGGCTATCACGTCCATCATCGGCGGGCTGCAGGCTTTCAATAAAGAGAAAGGAGGCTTTGGGTTCCGGAAGGAAGTAACAAAGGAGGGAGGGGTCGGGAAAAAGAGGAGGCGCTCGGACTTCTGGAGTTTGGGGAACTTGGAAAAGCGTAAGGTAGAGGATGAAGATGATGAAGGGAGGGATGAGTTGACAGTAGAGATGTACTGA